From Cellulomonas fimi ATCC 484, a single genomic window includes:
- a CDS encoding copper homeostasis protein CutC: MTPAAPVLEIAVQDVSGAVAAVAAGADRLELCAALAATGGLTPSAGLLAAVVAAVPVGVHVLVRPRPGGFVYADDEVEVQVRDVRAAVAAGARGVVVGALDADGGVDTRALARLVDAADGREVTFHRALDTVPDPRPVLDVLAGLGVRRVLTSGGAARAADGTTRLAVTVAHAAGRIEVMAGGGVRPDDAAPLVALGVDAVHLSASRHVAGDGGPGGGGGDGWTTTDPTLVAAARAALDAVVTSGAARA, from the coding sequence CCAGGACGTCTCGGGGGCCGTCGCCGCCGTCGCCGCCGGCGCGGACCGGCTGGAGCTGTGCGCCGCGCTCGCGGCGACAGGCGGGCTGACGCCCAGCGCGGGGCTGCTCGCGGCGGTCGTCGCGGCCGTCCCCGTGGGGGTCCACGTGCTCGTGCGTCCCCGCCCCGGCGGCTTCGTCTACGCCGACGACGAGGTCGAGGTGCAGGTGCGCGACGTGCGCGCGGCGGTCGCGGCCGGTGCGAGGGGTGTCGTCGTCGGCGCCCTGGACGCGGACGGCGGCGTGGACACGCGGGCCCTGGCCCGCCTCGTCGACGCCGCCGACGGGCGCGAGGTGACGTTCCACCGCGCGCTCGACACGGTCCCGGACCCCCGGCCGGTGCTCGACGTGCTGGCCGGGCTCGGGGTCCGGCGGGTCCTGACGTCGGGCGGCGCCGCCCGGGCCGCGGACGGCACGACCCGGCTCGCCGTGACCGTCGCGCACGCCGCCGGCCGCATCGAGGTCATGGCGGGCGGGGGAGTGCGACCGGACGACGCCGCACCTCTCGTGGCGCTGGGCGTGGACGCCGTCCACCTGTCCGCGAGCCGGCACGTGGCGGGCGACGGTGGTCCCGGCGGGGGCGGCGGCGACGGGTGGACCACGACGGACCCGACCCTCGTCGCGGCCGCCCGTGCGGCGCTCGACGCGGTGGTCACGTCGGGCGCCGCACGGGCCTGA